The sequence CGGCGAGACCGAGCGCACGGTGCGCGATGCCGGCTTCACCATGGGGTCGGTGCTGGCGGCGGGTCGGGAGCTGAAGGTGCGGCGCACCGCCAATCTGCACACGGGCGGCACCATTCACGACATCACCGACATGGTGCATCCCACGCTCGTGGAAGCGGGCATCAAGGTGGCGCGGGCGATCGACATTCCCGTCGTCGGGGTCGATCTCATGATCACATCGCCGACCGGGCCGGACTATGCCTTCATCGAGGCGAATGAGCGCCCGGGCCTTGCCAATCACGAGCCGCAGCCAACCGCCGAGCGCTTCATCGACCTGTTGTTCCCCCTCGCCATTCCCGCCGGGGTACGCCACGTGATGGACACCCCGCAGGGGAGGGCGGAGGGATGACGCGGCTGACCATTGACGCGGATTACCTCGCCAAGGTGCTGCGCCGGCTGCTCGCCATTCCCAGCCCCACCGGCTACACCGACACCATCGTCCGCTTCGTCGCCAAGGAACTCGCCCATTTCGACCTGAAGGTCGAACTGACGCGCCGGGGCGCCATACGTGCGGTTCGTCCGGGCGGCACGCCGCTCGGCGCGCGGGCGCTGGTCGCGCATGTCGACACGCTGGGCGCGCAGGTGAAGATGCTGAAGGAGAACGGGCGCCTGTCGGTCGTTCCCATCGGCACCTGGTCGGCGCGCTTTGCCGAGGGGGCGCGCGGCACCGTGTTCACCGAGAAGGGCGGCTATAGCGGCACCATACTGCCGCTGAAGGCCTCTGGCCACACCTTCAATGACGAGGTCGACCATCTGCCGGTCGGCTGGGACCATGTGGAGATGCGGGTGGATGCGCGCGCCCGCAACGCGGCCGATCTGCATCACCTCGGCTTCGAGATCGGCGACATCATCGCCATCGACCCGCAGCCGGAATTTCTCGACAATGGCTTCATCGTCTCGCGCCATCTCGACGACAAGGCCGGCGTCGCCGTGATGCTGGCGGCGATCAAGGCGCTGCATGAGGTGAAGGCGGAAACGCCGGTCGATATCCACTGGCTGTTCTCGATCGCCGAGGAAGTGGGCGTCGGCGCCTCCGCCGTGCTCGATGCCGATGTCGCCTCGCTGGTGGTGATTGACAATGGCACCACCGCGCCGGGGCAGAATTCCGACGAATTCGGTGTCACCGTCTCCATGGCGGATGAAAGCGGGCCGTTCGACTACCACCTCACCCGCAAGCTGGTGGAACTATGCCGCGCCAACGACATTCGCTACCAGAAGGACGTGTTCCGCTTCTACCGCTCGGATTCCGCCAGCGCGGTGGTGGCAGGGGCGGATGTGCGCACCGCCCTCATCACCTTCGGCGTCGACGCCTCGCATGGATATGAGCGCATCCACATGCATGCGCTGCGCTCGCTGGCGGAACTGGTGACCGCCTATGTCGTCAGCCCGGTGGAAATCACCCGCGACTTCCAGCAGACGGCCGACCTCAAGGGCTTCACCCGCCAGCCGACGCGGGAGGCGGTGCAGCAGCTCTCCTCCGATGTGGGGAGCGACGAGTTGGAGGAATAGGCGGGCTCGACATCGGCAAAATCTATCCCCCGGGCGCCCTCCGCCAGGACGACCCGGGGCCTTCGCATCGCCGCGGCGCCGAACCGCGCCGCGCCGTCGCGAAGAGCCGGCGGAACCCGCATTCCGCCGGGACTTCGGAACGCCGTCTCAGAAGCTGAGCTTGAAGCTGGCGTTGAAGCCGTTTTCCGTGACGCCGTCGCCGAACTGGCCGGTATAGGCCACGCCGAGCGTGCCGCCGGCACCGACCCGCAGGTCGAGGCCGGCTTCCAGAACCGCGGCATCTTCGGCGATGGCGACCCCGCTCGCCGCGAAGGGGGCCGAACCCAGGAAGGCCTGCGTCGCCATCGGGGTGATGTCGCCAAAGGCATGGCGCCAGCCGGCCGCGCCGCGCAGCGTGGTGTCCAACCCGCCGATTATCACCTCCCGCTGCGCGCGCAGGCCGAGCGTGGTGAAGCTTGTTTCCATGTCGTTGCCGCCGCTGGCCAGCGCCGCGCCGCCGCCCTGCTCGGAATAGCCGTCCGTGTCGAGGCTGACATAGGCGAGGTTGGCGAAGGGCTCGAAGGCGGCGAACGCCGTGTCGATACGGTAGCCGACCTCGCCGAAGGCCTGGAACAGGCCGGCCGTATAATCGGCGCTGAGGCTGTCGGTGAAGCCGGGAAAGGCGACCGAGCGCGCGGTCGATACGTCCTGCCACGTATAGGCGAGGCCGGCGCGCAGCGCGAGCGCGCCCCACTGGTTGCCGCCATAGGCGCCGAGGTGCCAGTTGTCGCTGTCGCCCGAGGCGCCGCGCCCGCTGAACGAGGTGGAACTGTAGCCGCCGGCGACGCCGAGCCTCCAGCCGCCGTCGAAGCCGGCATCACCGCCGATCAGGAAGCCGCCGGTCGCGCCATTGAGCCCGGCGGCGTTGGTCGTGCCGTCGAAACCGGTCCAGGAGCCGAAGCCGGTGGCCCAGATCGCCCGCTCGGGCGTGGTTGCCGCCGCCGGCGCCGCCTTATAGGCGAGCCCGTCGTCAATGGCCCGGCCGGCCGCCGTGGCGGCGGCGGGCGCGGCATAGCCCAGCACCGGCACGGCGGAGGCGCCGACCGCCCCCTGTGCCGCGCGCACACGGTCGATCATCACCGTGCGGATCAGGCCGCTCTGTTCGACGAACAGGCTCTGCGACGACGCATGGATGTCGCCGCCAAGCTGGTCGAAGGCGGCGCGCGCCTGCGCGTCGGAGGGAAGGAACAGCAGCGCATTTCGCATGCCCGCCGTCGGCCCGGTGCCGGGGAGCGTGTCGAGCGCGCCGGCGACCGCGAACTGGTTGCCCGTGACGGCGGCGGCAGTGAAGTCGCGCGCCTGATCGAAACGGACATAGATGTCGTTGCCGGTGTTGGTCGAGGTGAGCCCGACAAAGGCGGAGATTTCCACCTCGCCCGCGACATTGCCGAAATTGCCGTTCACCCCGCCGGCCGCGGACAGCACATGATAGTCGGTGCCGAAGGCGATGGCGTCGACCGCGCGCAGCCGGATCCCGGCGCCGGAATCGATGGTTGCCACGCCGCCGGCGGCGATCAGATCGGTCTGGCCGGCGAGATCGACATCGACGCTGTAAGTGGCACCCGCCTCGAAGGCCACATCGCCGGTGAACAGCGCCGTGTCGCCCGTCCCGCCATCGGCGAGGCTGAAGACGCGGTGATTGGTGAACAGGTCGAGACCCTTGAACTGGGTCGTTTCGGCGGTCTCGGCAAAGGAGGCCGCGTAGACCGTGCCCTTGTTGGTGAGTGTATCTGTGCCCTCGCCGAAATCATTGATCCCGGTGACCGCCCACACGCCTGAATTGTCGAACGTGTCGTCGGCGCCGGTGAGAGCCACGCGGCCGATCAGGTTGCCGGCATTGGCGAGGACGATCCGGCCGCCGGTGGCCGTGACCGCCACGGCGGCGGATGCGGCGGCGATCTGCTCGCGGGTGATGTCGCCGTCGAGCACCGGCAGCGCCTGGCTGATGATGATGCCGCCGGATTCGTTGGTGAGTGTCGCTCCGCCGGTGCCGTCCTTGGCGGAATAGTCGCCGCTGTCGACCGTGATGCCGCCGGTGATGAAACCGAACTGTTCGAATTCGTCGCCGTCGAGCCCGGGGCCGTTGATGATGGTCACGCTGTCGCCGTCGGCGTAAATGGCGCCATAGCCGGGCGAGGCGATGAGACCGCCGCGATTCTCGATCCGCGTGTCGCCCTCGACGAGATAGGCGAGCACGGCATAGTCCTTGGTGCTGGTGATCTGGCCGCCGGTACCGTTGTGCAGGTCCACATCCCCGCCGACGACGACGAAGGAGGCGCCGCTATAGGTGCCGCCGGCGAGCGTGCCGCTGCCATTGGTCACGGTCGCGTCGCCGCCAACTTCATAGATGTCGATGCCGTATTGGCTGCCGGACATCGTGCCGCTGCCATTCTCGACGGTCACATCGCCCTTGCTGGACCAGACGGCGAGGGCGGTGGTGCCGGTGATGGAACTGGCGTCGTTCGAGATCCAGACATCCCCCGAGATCTCGTTGGCGAAGACGCCATTGCTGCTTTTGCCGGTGCCGTTGATGACGCTGCCATTCTCATTGATCAGCGTCAGGCTGTCGGCGTCCCAGGCGGTGAGGCCGGACGAGCCGCTGATGGCGTTCTTGGCACCACCTGAATTGGTGACCTTGACGGCGCCGACCTCGTAGAAAATGGCGCCGGCGAAGTTCCGGCCGGTCGCCGTCAGCGAGCCCTCGACCGTGATCTCGATATCGGAGGCGACGATTTCGAGCGCGTTGGCCTTCGTGCTGACAGTGCCGATCGTGCCGGTCACCTTGCCATCGGTGGTCTTGAGATAGACGCCATCCCCGTAAGCATTGGTGATGGTGCCGGATGTCTGGTGGATGTCGATATTGCCGCCGTCGGAGAGGGTGATGTCGATGCCATCGGCGACATCGCCGGCTATGTTCACCGTGCGGTCGGTGCGGCCGCTGCTGACGGTCTCGTCATAGCCATTGGGCGAGGGGGGCGTGCAGGTCACCACCGTGCCGTCGCGCACGCAGTCCGCCTGCGCCGGCGTTGTCAGGCCGGACAGCGCCGCCATGAGCGCCCCGCCGACAGCGACTCTTCCGGTGGCGCGCCTGCGGCTCACCCGGCGTTCGAGCTTCCCCATGTCCCTGCACGTCCCATCCCGCCTCGACTGGTTGAAAACTAGCGGAGATGTAAAGGGGAAGATTACAGAAGGTTACGA is a genomic window of Ancylobacter sp. IITR112 containing:
- a CDS encoding osmoprotectant NAGGN system M42 family peptidase, yielding MTRLTIDADYLAKVLRRLLAIPSPTGYTDTIVRFVAKELAHFDLKVELTRRGAIRAVRPGGTPLGARALVAHVDTLGAQVKMLKENGRLSVVPIGTWSARFAEGARGTVFTEKGGYSGTILPLKASGHTFNDEVDHLPVGWDHVEMRVDARARNAADLHHLGFEIGDIIAIDPQPEFLDNGFIVSRHLDDKAGVAVMLAAIKALHEVKAETPVDIHWLFSIAEEVGVGASAVLDADVASLVVIDNGTTAPGQNSDEFGVTVSMADESGPFDYHLTRKLVELCRANDIRYQKDVFRFYRSDSASAVVAGADVRTALITFGVDASHGYERIHMHALRSLAELVTAYVVSPVEITRDFQQTADLKGFTRQPTREAVQQLSSDVGSDELEE
- a CDS encoding autotransporter domain-containing protein, whose amino-acid sequence is MGKLERRVSRRRATGRVAVGGALMAALSGLTTPAQADCVRDGTVVTCTPPSPNGYDETVSSGRTDRTVNIAGDVADGIDITLSDGGNIDIHQTSGTITNAYGDGVYLKTTDGKVTGTIGTVSTKANALEIVASDIEITVEGSLTATGRNFAGAIFYEVGAVKVTNSGGAKNAISGSSGLTAWDADSLTLINENGSVINGTGKSSNGVFANEISGDVWISNDASSITGTTALAVWSSKGDVTVENGSGTMSGSQYGIDIYEVGGDATVTNGSGTLAGGTYSGASFVVVGGDVDLHNGTGGQITSTKDYAVLAYLVEGDTRIENRGGLIASPGYGAIYADGDSVTIINGPGLDGDEFEQFGFITGGITVDSGDYSAKDGTGGATLTNESGGIIISQALPVLDGDITREQIAAASAAVAVTATGGRIVLANAGNLIGRVALTGADDTFDNSGVWAVTGINDFGEGTDTLTNKGTVYAASFAETAETTQFKGLDLFTNHRVFSLADGGTGDTALFTGDVAFEAGATYSVDVDLAGQTDLIAAGGVATIDSGAGIRLRAVDAIAFGTDYHVLSAAGGVNGNFGNVAGEVEISAFVGLTSTNTGNDIYVRFDQARDFTAAAVTGNQFAVAGALDTLPGTGPTAGMRNALLFLPSDAQARAAFDQLGGDIHASSQSLFVEQSGLIRTVMIDRVRAAQGAVGASAVPVLGYAAPAAATAAGRAIDDGLAYKAAPAAATTPERAIWATGFGSWTGFDGTTNAAGLNGATGGFLIGGDAGFDGGWRLGVAGGYSSTSFSGRGASGDSDNWHLGAYGGNQWGALALRAGLAYTWQDVSTARSVAFPGFTDSLSADYTAGLFQAFGEVGYRIDTAFAAFEPFANLAYVSLDTDGYSEQGGGAALASGGNDMETSFTTLGLRAQREVIIGGLDTTLRGAAGWRHAFGDITPMATQAFLGSAPFAASGVAIAEDAAVLEAGLDLRVGAGGTLGVAYTGQFGDGVTENGFNASFKLSF